Genomic DNA from Pelosinus sp. UFO1:
GACAAGATATACTTTAATCCTTACCTTTACTTACTATTTCCACCTAACCTACGTCAACTGATTACCCGTTTAGAAAAGCCCCCCTTTCAACCCACCATGTGGACTTTAATTCTATCATATGATATGTACATACGCCCTTTAGGATTAAAAACCCTGCTAAGTTTTCTGAATTTAATGATTTTTTCCACAATGCGGAATACTTTTTCACATCCAAGGCTGAGTACGCGCAAAGAAGATGAGTCAAGGACCCCGTCCTTGACTCATCTTTTTGGCCTATCCCTTATGAATGCTCTGCTTGCGCTTGCACCGCTGTCATCGCAATTACGCCAATAATATCTTCCGCCTTGCAACCTCTTGATAAATCATTAATAGGCTTTGCTAACCCCTGAGTAATCGGCCCGTAGGCTTGCGCTTTTGCTAGCCGTTCCGTAAGCTTATAGCCAATATTTCCTGCATTTAAATCTGGAAATATCAGTACATTTGCTTGCCCTGCTACAGCACTATTAGGAGCTTTCAGTTTAGCAGTACTTGCCACCAAAGCCGCATCTACTTGCATTTCTCCATCAATCAACAAATCCGGTGCCTTTTGTTTTGCCAAAGCAGTTGCTTGTACTACTTTTTGTGTGAGCTCACTATTCGCACTTCCGTAAGTGGAATAAGAAAGCATGGCAACAATTGGTGTAATACCCAGTAAACCTTTCATCGTGTGAGCCGACGAAATGGCAATCTCTGAAAGTTGATCTGCATTTGGATTTTCGTTTAAGCCACAATCAGAGAATAAAAATACGCCGTCTTGTCCATATTCGCAATCAGGAATCACCATAATGAAAAAGGATGATACCAAACTAGTACCCGGTGCTGTTTTAATAATTTGCAGCGCTGGTCTTAAGGTATCTGCTGTTGAATGAATCGCTCCAGAAACCAGCCCATCAGCATCATTCTGTTTTATCATCATGTTGCCAAAATACACTGGATCTTTCATTAGCTCACGTGCTTGGTCTTTTGTAACCCCTTTTGCTTTTCTCAATTCATAAAATCTTTCAATATATTCTTCCTTCTTTTCTGCTGTAACAACATCTACAATTAGCACTTGGGATAAGTCAATTTCCCCAGCAGTTTTTAAAATGTCTACTTTATTACCAACTAATATAATCTCGGCAAGTCCTTCTTTCGCTGCCGCACTAGCTGCTGTCAAAACTCGCAGGTCAGTCCCTTCAGGTAGAACTATTCTCTTTTTACTAGCTCTTGCTTTTTTCTTCATGTCATCAAGAAAACTCATCCTCTAACCTCTCCTCGCTTTTTCATTCCATAAGCTAGGGTCAACTGCTATTTTACCTTGGCATAATTACCCATGTTTTCCCTTTTTCTTCTAGAATATCTTAAACGAAAAGAAGAGTCAAGGAACCGCCCTTGACTCTAGTCTTCTTTATTTTGCTGGAGCAATAATTAATTTTATCGGTAGATTGGAAGCGCCTGGTGGGCTAAAGGTCAACCATACTGCTTTTCCCGTTTCGTAGGTGCCAAGAAAAGCACTCTCACTGATTTTTTTAGAACCGAAAGACATAACATCAGCAGGTGTCGGTATGGAGTGTTCATCTTGATGGCGATACTCTAAACCTAACCACCCTGCATATTCTCCACCCCGTGGATTTAAGTAATAAGATGCTTTTCCACCTGACATGGAGGGCAAGAATACCTTATAGACAATACCGTAATTGCCATAATTTAAAGTAGACGTGCCATCTGTAGCATCAATCCCTGTGACATAAGGGTCAATGTGATTATCTGCTAAGGTAAGAGCAACTGCTCCGCTTTGTTTGCTATCGTAGACTTCTTTTCCTACAACTAAACGATCTTTGCCTTCAAATGTTCCACGTAATCGGTACTGATCTGCTGGCAACACTTTTGCTGTTTCAGCAAACTTCTGAATATCCGCCTCCACAGGCATCATCATTACTTTTACAGTAATGGGTCGATCTGTCTTGAAATCGTACATGCCGTTTACAAGCATATTAGGTTCTACAATACTTGTATCAAGAAAGGAAATTAAACTTCTGGAGCCCTTTTCAGGAACTTCCAACAGATATAAGTTCTCATCCTGCAAATAATCTTTTTGTACCTTTTTACCAACCTCTAGATAATCCAAACTTGGCCCACCTAATCCAAACTTTGTTACAGTAACATGGGCCGGTTGCACCTCATCAGCATTTTCTAACAAAACAATAATTTTTTTGTTTACTTGTGTGCCATTTACGTGGTGAAAAAATAAGCGAATATCACCATCTACAGTATCCTGATACATAATTCCATCATCAGGCACTGTCTCTGGGCTATCTGATAATAATAGTTTACCGCCATAAGGCGATACAGTTGTTGACCATTCTGGTAATTTTAAACCATCCAATTTCACCGTAGAATATACAGTAGATGCCAGTGCTGTACTATGTAACATTACGGGCATGATAAGCGCTAATACGCCAGTTTTAAACCAATTCATTATGCTACCCCCTTTTTGGACATAGCATCATTATACCAACACCTGTATAGTATGTAAAATGACAAAATAAGACCCATTTGGCAGTTATTTGTAAACAACTATACCAAAAGGGTCTTATCTGTATTTTACAGTTGATTACCAACTGCTCGATTTGCCGCATCAATGGCTTGATGAGATAGATCAATAGACTGGCCTAAGGTGTGTAATTCCTGCACTGAATTATGAAAGCCCATACTATTTGCAGCTGCGACATAATCCCAGTACCACTGCGCCTTACGTAATAATTCCCGAGCATTACCAAGTTCTGCTTGATTGGCATTCGGGTTATTCCCAGCTTTTGCTATGGTTTCATGAGCCTTTGCTACGTTCATGCCCGCTGTATGTTGCAATTGCCAAACATTATCCTGCTCTGCCTTCACTTGATTGTAGAGTTGATCCATTCCCTCTTTATGACAAGGCATACAGGAAGCATCCAAGTTTTTCAAAGGACTTGTCATCCAATGGGAACTATACTTTTTTCCTTGCGCGCGAATATAGGGCATATGACAGTCGGCGCAAGATACTCCAAATTTACCATGAACACCATTCTGCCATTCCTCAAAGTCAGGGTGCTGTGCTTTTAACACAGGAGTTTTAGAATCAGGGTGAATGAAGTCTTGGGCAAATCCATTGGGTTTTGTTTCATAATACTGATACATTTCTTGTGGTGTTACACCTTTGTCCCAAGGAAACACAACCCTTGTTGTTCCAGGTTCAAAATAGTATTCTGCATGACACTGTCCGCAAACATAGCTACGCATTTCTTCCCGGCTGGCTTTTGTTACATCGACTCCTTTTCGCCCCATCGCTTCAATAAAGGCAGGATTTATAACCCTAAGGTTCATTGTCTCTGGATCGTGGCAATTAGCGCAGCTTACAGGATGTTTGGATTTTTCAATGAGCTCCGACAGTGGCTGGTTAGCAAAACCCCAACCCGATTGTTTGTAGAACTCTTCTATATAGGGTGTTTTACAAGTAATACAGGCACCTTTACTAGTCGGACCGATTCGTTTCGATTCTCTAAGGTCATCTAAAGCATATAAATGTCCTCGTTCTTCTGTATAATCTTTACTAAAAGGATTGCCCTTAAAATTAACATATATTTCAGGTTGCATCTCAGCTTTCTGCAGTTTTACGCTACCCCCATACCCTGTTGGTGATGGTGCTTGTTCTAGATTTTTTTGATAACTTGCATATTCAAGGGGATATGCTTTGCCCCACACTGCTGGATCATACTCCCCAGCTGCTATTGGAGATAATTTAATTGTAGAAGACGGTTTTAGGGCCCAAACGCGCACTACTACAAAACCAAAAAAAAGCACCATCATACCTAAAAACACTGCCAAAAATTTCTGCGCTCTACTCAACCTTAACCCCTCCTGGAACCATTTTTTGCCCGTGAGCGACACCTCTATGACACGTTATGCAATTTAGTTTCCCCTTTGCTAAATGGGTGTTTTCCACTACGGAGGCATGACAACGTAAGCAGTTCCCATTAGCAATTTCTTTACCCCTTGATGTGAAATATAGGGTATCAGGATAATCTCGTAAAAATTCATGGTAAACATCCCGCATACCGTTTTCTCCCTTAACGTACATGGTTTCAACAATATTATCATGAGGAACATGGCAATCACTACAGGTAAATTGTTTATGATTGGATACCTGCCAGGTGTAATATACATGCTCCATAGAGTGGCAGCTACCACAAAAATCGGGACCGCTGGAATATACAAAACTGGCCCCGGATAATAACATCCCCACTACAGCGACAATAACGCCTAACAAAATTAATTTAAGTGAACTACGGGATAACAACTCTCCTAAATCCAATCATCCCACCCCTTTCAATACCTCCAGTAAAGATTTGCAGCACGATGTTGTCCGTATTCTAAAGCAACGCATAACTATGTAAACCTGGCAATAACACATTTACACCGATAAAGGTAAATAGAACAGTGATAAAGCCAACAACTGCCCAATTCATAGCTTTTTTCCCTCGCCAACCCAAAGAAACACGCCCATGAAGATAAATTGCATAGATTAACCAGGTAATTAAAGACCAGGTTTCTTTAGGATCCCATCGCCAATACGATCCCCAGGCATATTCTGCCCAAACGGCACCTGTTATTATGAGCAGCGTCAAAAAAGGTACCGCCAAATCAATACATTGATTCACCAAAGCACTTAATGTTACCAAGGGCGGTAACTTGCTCATAATGGGTCCCTCCTCCCCCGTTTCCTCAATACGCTGTTTCCATAAATACATGAGAGCCAAGGCAAAGGAAATCGCCAATGCTCCATAGGCAATAACAGCCGTTATGACATGAATTAACAGCCAATTGCTTTTTAGAGCAGGCATTAGAGGATGGGCTTCTTGATAAAAATTAGAAAATATGCCCGTAAGCACAAAAGCCACTGGTAATACAAAGGCTCCCAGGGAATAATTCTTATGATGATACTCTATATAAATATAGAGTAAGATAAGGCCCCAAACAAAGGCCATGCCAAACTCATACATATTAGCAAAAGGAATGTGCCCAGCATTCATGGTGCGAGCTGCCATGGCTAACGTATTAACAAGAAACCCAAGAATAGTGAAAACTCTTGCCCAGCTCCCTAATTTTTCTTTCAACCAAATTAAATGTCCAATATACAAACAACTCGCTACAAAATAACTAATAAAAGCCACACTAAAAAACTCTTTTTCCCAATTTCCCATGTTAGTTTCACCTATCCTTACTATTAGTTAGTACCACCAAAAGAAAATACTGACATATTTTTTAACCACAGAGGCACAGAGGACACAGAGAAAAGGGTTATAAATCCCCTCAGCGCACTCTGCGCCTCTGCGGTTAAATTATTTTTTCTTTTTCCCCTTTGTGTACCACGTTAGTGGTATTGCGCCTTTGTGGTTCAAAAAACACTTTTTGCTACGGAATAACTAATTAAAACAACACTAAGAAACTTCCCAATTATTTTATCTATCCTTACTATTATTTCTTACTACTATAAGAAGAACGCTGATATATTTTTGAACCACAGAGGCACAGAGGACACAGAGAAAAAATAAGGTTATAAAATCCTCTCAGCGCACTCTGCGCCTCTGCGGTTAAATTATTTTTTCTTTTTCCCCTTTGTGTACCACGTTAGTGGTATTGTGCCTTTGTGGTTCAAAAACCGTATTATCTTTTTTATATAAGCTTACAAAAAAGCCAAAAGCCAATAAAACAAATCCTGTCCACACAAGAGGAATCCCAGGATCTCGTTTTATGAGTAAACCAGAAAAGGGCTGGGCTTCTTTGAAACTTACCATACCCATAGCATTGCCAATGGACTTGCTGCTGCCTAGAGGCAATGACCCCCAATCATATTCCCGCCCCTCTTTATATACGATGTATAAAACTTGAGGAGTAGGGCTAGGTATATATCGTATAAATCGAATCATCATGCCAGGCTGTTCCTCAATCACCATTGCGTTACCTTCTTCTAAACTAGCCTCCTGCAGCACAGCTCCCCCATTACTCAAATATTGGGTTCTCATTGCCATGCCAAAAGATGATTGATAAATGCTAACTCCATGATACGTATAGGGATGATTGACTTTTATCTCCTGAGCCGCTGCTTCTTCCCCCTCGCCTAGAATAATAATATAGCTCACCCAGTCAGACACAGAGCGATCCGGATTATATCTCGTTTCAAAGTTTTGGAGCTGCAAGGTAAAGGAATCATTAATTCCGTACTTAGCATTATTAATCTCATAAGTCCTACCTACAGGCAGGTTAATTTCTTCATTAAAGCCATATTGATTACCATATAATGCCCCCATTACAATGAGTAAAATTGCTACATGTACAAGCAAACTTCCCCAAGAAGAAAGCCTTGTCCTAGCCTTTGAAGAGTAAAGGATAGAAAACTGCCACACACTGCGGAGAAAAATGGCACTACATACTAAGAGTAGTAATATCCTAAAACCTAGACTATGATACACATCGTAGCCTTTTACCGAAATGATTGTACCAGCCATGGATGCCCCAATTAATAGTAATAACAGCACCATGCCTACCTTTATAGAACTACAAACTTTCATTGCTTTTAAAAATAACTTACTTTGCTTATGAGCTTCCCCTTGTAGGGCAACATCTTTTTCAGCCATAATACGCCTCACCCCTTTTTTGCTTGTGGTTGACTCGAATGAAAATAGTATTCCACAATACGTAAAAAAAATAAGCCTAAACCATAAGTCGATATGGTTTAAGCTTATTTTTTTGTTATAGTCCTAGCTTACTATAGAGATGAGCCCTGAATAGACGCAAACGAAATTCCCATAAGCCATACTTTGGATGAGGCACATTAACCCGTTTCAAGGCAAAGACATCTGTACTGCTTCGATTCAGTCCAGCAACCCCTGAACAAGCTCCTTGGTATCCTGCTTCCCGTAGAATTTGCTCCGTAGTTCCCGTAAATTGTCCGTAAGGATAGGCAAAAAAGACAACAGGTTTACCAATATGCTGCTGCAGAACTGTTTTTGAGTCTTCTATTTCATGGCGTTGCTCCTCTGGACTAATCTCATTTAATGCAATATGAGACATTGTGTGGGACCCGATCTCTGTATGTCTCTCCTCTAATGCACTTACTTGCTGCCATGACAAATACTCTGTTGTTCCCACTAAGCTAGGTACAACAAAAACAGTAGCCCTCATACTGTACTTTTCCATAATAGGCAAGGCCGTGAGATAATTATCTTCATAACCATCATCAAAGGTAATCACCACTGGTTTTTCCGGCAACTTACCTTGCCCCTGATAAGATTTAAATAAGTCCTCTAAGGAAATGGCATGATAGCCATTTTCCTGCAAATATTTCATTTGATCCTCAAACTGACTCGCTGTTACGCTATAGATATCATCCTCTTCACTTACCTGATGATAAGCCAATATAGGCACCCCAGCCGTTGGCCAAACAATCCAACTAAAGACAAATACAATGAAAAGGGCACCTAGTGCCAGATATTTATTCATGTTCCAACTCCATCGCAATCTGCTCTATTTTGCGCAATCGGTGATTCATGCCTGATCTTCCGACTCGACCATCCATAGCATCTACCAACTCCTGCAAAGTGGCTTCTGGATGAGCTAACCTTAAATCTGCAACCTCTCTTAAAGAATGGGGGAGCTTATTTAGGCCAATCCGTAGAGCAATTAATTGAATGCACTTGACCTGCCTAACCGCCGCATTCACTGTCTTTTGCAAATTGGCGGTTTCACAGTTCACTAGGCGATTCACCTGATTGCGCATTTCTTTTACCACACGCACATTTTCAAAGGTCATAAGTGCATTATGTGCGCCAATAATCCGCAAAAAGCTCGTTATGGCATCACCATCTTTTAAATAAACAATATAATCATTCTTTCGCTCTGTCATACGAACAGGCAGAGAAAAATATTTCATTAGCCTTACCAAAGTTTTAGCAAAATCTAAATTTCCCGTAACCAACTCTAGATGATAATCCCCTTCCGGTTTATTCACTGAACCGCCACCCAAAAAGGAACCACGTAAATAGGCCCGTCGACAGCAGGCCTTGCGTAAAATACCACTATCACTTTTTACATTCAAATTATCGCCACGCATAATCCCAAGTACGGACAGCAATTCTGTTACTACTGGGGATGGTACTACTTTAATTAAATAAGAATTATTTTTTTTCAAGCGGCGGCCACGGGTGACAACCACTTCTGTTTTTAAATGAAAGCCACTCTTAATCAAAGTTAGGGCTTTACGCGCTACAGCCGCATTTTCGGTAGTAAAATTAATGCCCAAGCTACTATTCCCACCAATTAACATGGTGCCACCCATACGAATAAGGGAAGCTAGTTCTGCTACATTGCAACATTCCTGCTCTCCCACAATACGAGCCAATTCATTTCTCACTTCAGCAGAATAAGAAGACATATTTCATTCACTCCAGTCAAGCCGCCTTGCTATTCGCCGCAAAATTCAGCGCTCCGATTTCTTTAAGTCTTTTATGCTTTCGGCTATTAAATAATAATCCAATAATCGCATACGTTCCGAATTGGCTTTTAGTTTATAAATCATTGATACAATCGTCCGGGATAACTTAAGAGGATCATGGCGTACCCAATTTGTTTCGCTAATGACGTCTGCCATGACAGCTTTAATCCCCATCGCCTCAATTGCCTTTAAATCAGGTTCTACAGGATAGGCCCCTTGATCTGCATACTTTTCCTGTAACTCAACGGCTACATTTTGTCCATTGATCACAACATAATCAATCACTCCGGGGCCTACATGATCCAATATTGCTTTCACATGTTCTGAAGCACTATATCCATCTGTCTCCCCTGGCTGGGTCATAACGTTACATATATATATTTTTACAGCTTGGCTTTTACGTAGGGTATCGGCAATGCCTCTTACTAAAAGATTAGGAAGTATGCTGGTATATAAACTGCCAGGCCCTAAAATAATAGCGTCTGCATCACGAATGGCCTCTAGGGAACTTTCTACAGGCATAGTTTCTTCTGGCTGTAGATACACACTCTCAATCCTTTTATTAGCAAGAGGAATTTGAGACTCCCCTTCTACAACGCTACCATCTACCATTTTGGCCCAGAGCCTTACCTTCTGGGTGGATGCTGGTAATACCTTACCTCGAACTGCCAAAACTTTACTAGACTCTTTTAGAGCCTGCTCCACATCTCCCAGCACTTCTGTCATGGCCGCAATAAATAAATTGCCAAAATTATGGCCTGCCAATCCTCCAGCACCACCAAATCGATGCTGAAATAGCTTTTCCATTAAGGGCTCTGTATCCGCTAAGGCTACTAAACAGTTACGTAAATCTCCTGGGGGAATCATATCTAGATCTTGACGAATCCTTCCAGATGACCCACCATCATCAGCTACTGTTACAATGGCTGTAATATTGCTGGTCACACCTTTAATCCCGCGTAATAATACGGATAATCCAGTCCCGCCACCAATAACAGTCACAGCAGGTCCGCGATTGAGTTTGCGTTTTTGAAAAATCAATTCGATAAGTCGATCAGAACCTTCCGGGATTAATACACTAATAACTGAAGCAATAATCTGCCTAGTAGCCAATGTCATAACGATTAGGCCACCAGCGATAATAAAGATCCCCACCACAGTGGTTACTGTATAATAATATTTTCCAGTTGTCAGATACACCATTCTAAAAATGGTTTCTTCCAAATTACCTGCATATTTATAATTCAACACAATAGCAAGCCCCATGCTGGCAACTAAAACACCCAAAGAAAATAATAACAGCCAGCGTTTTACCTTAATGCCTGGGTACATCCATTTTAAAAAGTGCATACATTACACCTCTACTTTTTATCAAACCGTATGATTTCCTGTACCTTACCCTTATTTTAAAAGTATTAGCACTCAGGAGGAGCTTCTATAGCAGCAGGAATAGTATTATTCTTAACAATATCCCTATGATCTAGGTTTACCTTGTAACCTTTATTTCGTAATCCCTCATAAATTTTTCTTGCTACAAATACGGAGCGATGCAAGCCACCAGTACAACCAATCGCAATAATTAACTGACTCTTGCCTTCTTTAATATAATTTGGTACGAGAAAATCAACAAAACCAGTTATTTTTTCCATAAACTGCTGGGTAATCGGCCATTTCCAAATGTAATCCCCAACCTCAGCTACTTCGCCACTTTTACGCCTTAAGGACTCTACATAAAAGGGATTCGGTAGAAAGCGAACATCAAAAACCATGTCTACATCCAAAGGAATACCATATTTAAAGCCAAAAGAAACCACCGTAATATTCATACGCTGCTGTTCGTGATCACTGGTAAATAACGCAGTAACTTTTTCTCGTAAATTAGCGGTTGTTAATTCAGAGGTATCAATAATTTGAGTAGCTCTTCCTCTAACATGTTCAATCCGCTCCCTTTCTCTAGTAATACCTTCACTGATACGGCCATGGGGTGCCAGAGGATGCCGCCTTCTCGTCTCCTTATACCTTCTAATTAAGGTTTCGTCAGAGGCCTCTAAAAAGAGCATTTCATAGCGATGCCCTTGTTTCTCTAACTCCTCTAAGGCTTGTATCAAGGTATCAAAAAATTCACGTCCACGAATATCAACTACTAAACCAACCTTATTGACCCGCCCTGCGGACTGGGAACAAAGTTCAGCAAATTTCGATATCAACATAGGAGGTAAATTATCAACACAAAAATATCCTATATCCTCCATAGTGCGCACAACCTGAGTCTTGCCAGCACCTGACATGCCTGTGATAATCACCAAGCGCACATCTTCCATTCTTTACACCTCCACTATCTATCGAACACTTTGTTTCCGGTTAGAACGACGATTTAGATGACGCAGCACACCCTCAATCGATGTATTAATTACTGCATCGGGAGAAATCTCATACTTTTCCAGCAGTTCATTTGCTTTACTAAAATCTCCAATGGCTAAAGAAAAATGACTATCTGTCCCAACGATTATCTTTGCCCCATGTTCTTTTGCCAAACAAGCAATATTTTCACAGTGGGGTTTGCTGCCTACCCTAGATATTTTAAGGGAGCTATTATTAATTTCTATGGCTACGTCATATTCTACGGCTGCCTTTACAATTGTTTCCTCGTCTACCAAAAACTCTGGGTTCCCTGGATGAACAATCGCATCTACCCAAGGATTTTTCATAGCATTCACCATCATCTGTGTATTTTCTAAAACAGAACCATAAGGTGAGCATACAGAATGTAATCCAGCTAATACAATGTCTAGTCCAGCTAATCGTTCTTCAGCCAAGTCCAATGTTCCATCTCGATCAATTACATTGGCCTCTACTCCCTTTAAAATTCGTACCCCAAACAATTCCTCTGGCACTGCCTTTAAATTGCCGAAGTGGTAAGCATGTGGTCCACCGGGCATATCTGGACCATGATCTGTAATAGCTATCATGGCAAGCCCAATATCGGCCGCTGCCCGAGCATTCTCCAATATAGTACTATAAGCATGCCCACTTGCTACCGTATGAATATGTAAATCAGCGACAAACTTCATCTCATCGCCCCCCTTATTTCTTATGCTATCCCTCAATTATATGGCAAATTCTATAAAAAAGCAAAAAACCAATCGCAGCTACATTACGATGGTTTTTTGCTTTTCATTGCATTGTTAGGCTACCTTAAGGTTTCACGGACTTATATCATAATAGCAGTTACGTTTTTAGCGGCGTATTGGGGCTTTTCCTCTTCGGTGACTTCTTTTATCGACAAGTAAATCAGTGAAAGCATATGTTCAATTTCTCCTACCGTACTGGCAAGGGGTGGCATAAAAACAACTACGCTGCCAATGGGACGAATGATTAAACCATGGTTCCTGGCCTGTTTGCAGACTTTAGCCCCCACTGCTAACTCCCATGGAAAGGGGGTCTTATCTCTAGGGTTCTCAACTAATTCAATGCCAATCATCAAGCCCCACTGGCGGATATCTCCTACGTGCTTTAAAGCGGTAAGTTTGACAAGCTGCTCACGGGCCGCTGCTATTTTTTCAGGAAGACCTGCTAACACCTTTTCTTCGCGGAATATCTTTAAATTTGCCAAACCAGCGGCACAACATAAAGGATTGCCAGTATAAGAATGCCCATGAAAAAAAGTTCGTTGCTGGGCATCTCCTAAAAAGGCGTTATATATTTCATCAGTCATAAAAGTAGCGGCTAAAGGTAAGTAACCTCCTGTGATCCCTTTTGCCACCATCATCATATCAGGCGATATCTCCTCATGATCACAGGCAAACATTTTACCAGTACGGCCAAAACCTGTAGCTACTTCATCAACCAAGAGCAGCACATTATATTTTTGGGTTACTTCTCGTAATCTTTTTAAATATCCTGGTGGCTGCGCCAACATACCTGCTGCTGCCTGAACTAGTGGTTCAATAATCATCGCGGCAATCTCTTCATGCCTTTGCGCCAAAATTTTCTCCACCTCATCAATACAGGCCATACCACAATTTTGAGGATCAGAAACCAGCCTGCAGTGATAGCAACATGGCGAGGGTGCCTGTATGGATTCAAATAGCAGGGAAGAAAAAATACGATGAAACAAATCAATTCCACCAACACTCACCGTACCTATGGTATCGCCATGATAAGCGTTTGCTAACGTAACAAACTTTTGTTTTTTCTTTTTACCTTGCAGCTGCCAATACTGGTAAGCCATCTTAATGGCAATTTCTACAGCTGTTGAGCCATCATCCGAGTAAAATAACTTTGTTAACCCTTTAGGCACAACTGCCATTAATTCTTCCGCCAACTGAGCCGCTGGTACATTAATCAAACCTAACATCGTAGTATGAGCGACCTTACCTAATTGATCAGTGATCGCCTGATCTATCGTTGGATGACGGTGTCCATGAAGATTGACCCACAAGGAAGAAACCCCATCATAATAAGCATTACCTTGATCATCGATCAGTTTTATCCCCTCTGCAGCCTCAATCACCATTTGGGGCTGATCCAGCCAATCTTGCATCTGTGTAAAGGGATGCCAAATATATTCCTTATCTTTACTTTCTATTTCATTCAAAACCTTGTCCCCCTTTTGATGATAGGAATAAGCTCATCTATCTGTAAATATTCCTCTGCAATCTTAGCTAACTCGATTGGCGGTATATCGCCTTCTTTTATGGCAGACACATGAGGAAATTTCCCGACTATTGGTACGTGGGTTAAACGCCTAATATATTCTTCATTGGATTTTTCCAGAATACCTACCTCAGCCTCATTCCAGGCATTTATAATAATGCCTGCTACATGTAATCCACGATTACGAGCATACTCGACGGTTAGCACTGTATGATTAATCGTTCCTAATTTAGGCCCGGTAACAACAATAACTGGCAAATCAAGCTGCACCATAAGATCAACCAATAGATATTCTTGCCATAAAGGAGCTGTAATTCCACCTACACCCTCTACGACTACTGGTTCATAGCTTTCCGTTAACTTGTGATAGGCCCTAAGAATGAGAGATATATCTATTTCTACCCCACTCATTACTGCAGCCACAGCTGGCGTCAGGGCAGGAGCCAAACATAAAGGGTTCACTGCATCGCGCTTTTCTTCTCCAATACCAGCTGCCTTCATCAAAAAGGTAGCATCTTCTGCCACTAACTTACCAGCCTGATTAACCACTCCACCTGATGCTAGGGGTTTCATCACCCCTACCTGTAACCCCCGAACTTTGAGTGCTGCGGCAATTCCTCCAGTAATCACAGTCTTACCAATATCTGTATCCGTCCCTGTAATAAATAATCCAGACATCCAATCACCTC
This window encodes:
- the ccsB gene encoding c-type cytochrome biogenesis protein CcsB, which codes for MGNWEKEFFSVAFISYFVASCLYIGHLIWLKEKLGSWARVFTILGFLVNTLAMAARTMNAGHIPFANMYEFGMAFVWGLILLYIYIEYHHKNYSLGAFVLPVAFVLTGIFSNFYQEAHPLMPALKSNWLLIHVITAVIAYGALAISFALALMYLWKQRIEETGEEGPIMSKLPPLVTLSALVNQCIDLAVPFLTLLIITGAVWAEYAWGSYWRWDPKETWSLITWLIYAIYLHGRVSLGWRGKKAMNWAVVGFITVLFTFIGVNVLLPGLHSYALL
- a CDS encoding NapC/NirT family cytochrome c, translated to MDLGELLSRSSLKLILLGVIVAVVGMLLSGASFVYSSGPDFCGSCHSMEHVYYTWQVSNHKQFTCSDCHVPHDNIVETMYVKGENGMRDVYHEFLRDYPDTLYFTSRGKEIANGNCLRCHASVVENTHLAKGKLNCITCHRGVAHGQKMVPGGVKVE
- the pta gene encoding phosphate acetyltransferase; translation: MSFLDDMKKKARASKKRIVLPEGTDLRVLTAASAAAKEGLAEIILVGNKVDILKTAGEIDLSQVLIVDVVTAEKKEEYIERFYELRKAKGVTKDQARELMKDPVYFGNMMIKQNDADGLVSGAIHSTADTLRPALQIIKTAPGTSLVSSFFIMVIPDCEYGQDGVFLFSDCGLNENPNADQLSEIAISSAHTMKGLLGITPIVAMLSYSTYGSANSELTQKVVQATALAKQKAPDLLIDGEMQVDAALVASTAKLKAPNSAVAGQANVLIFPDLNAGNIGYKLTERLAKAQAYGPITQGLAKPINDLSRGCKAEDIIGVIAMTAVQAQAEHS
- a CDS encoding cytochrome c biogenesis protein ResB, whose translation is MAEKDVALQGEAHKQSKLFLKAMKVCSSIKVGMVLLLLLIGASMAGTIISVKGYDVYHSLGFRILLLLVCSAIFLRSVWQFSILYSSKARTRLSSWGSLLVHVAILLIVMGALYGNQYGFNEEINLPVGRTYEINNAKYGINDSFTLQLQNFETRYNPDRSVSDWVSYIIILGEGEEAAAQEIKVNHPYTYHGVSIYQSSFGMAMRTQYLSNGGAVLQEASLEEGNAMVIEEQPGMMIRFIRYIPSPTPQVLYIVYKEGREYDWGSLPLGSSKSIGNAMGMVSFKEAQPFSGLLIKRDPGIPLVWTGFVLLAFGFFVSLYKKDNTVFEPQRHNTTNVVHKGEKEKII
- a CDS encoding ammonia-forming cytochrome c nitrite reductase subunit c552; its protein translation is MSRAQKFLAVFLGMMVLFFGFVVVRVWALKPSSTIKLSPIAAGEYDPAVWGKAYPLEYASYQKNLEQAPSPTGYGGSVKLQKAEMQPEIYVNFKGNPFSKDYTEERGHLYALDDLRESKRIGPTSKGACITCKTPYIEEFYKQSGWGFANQPLSELIEKSKHPVSCANCHDPETMNLRVINPAFIEAMGRKGVDVTKASREEMRSYVCGQCHAEYYFEPGTTRVVFPWDKGVTPQEMYQYYETKPNGFAQDFIHPDSKTPVLKAQHPDFEEWQNGVHGKFGVSCADCHMPYIRAQGKKYSSHWMTSPLKNLDASCMPCHKEGMDQLYNQVKAEQDNVWQLQHTAGMNVAKAHETIAKAGNNPNANQAELGNARELLRKAQWYWDYVAAANSMGFHNSVQELHTLGQSIDLSHQAIDAANRAVGNQL
- a CDS encoding polysaccharide deacetylase family protein, which translates into the protein MNKYLALGALFIVFVFSWIVWPTAGVPILAYHQVSEEDDIYSVTASQFEDQMKYLQENGYHAISLEDLFKSYQGQGKLPEKPVVITFDDGYEDNYLTALPIMEKYSMRATVFVVPSLVGTTEYLSWQQVSALEERHTEIGSHTMSHIALNEISPEEQRHEIEDSKTVLQQHIGKPVVFFAYPYGQFTGTTEQILREAGYQGACSGVAGLNRSSTDVFALKRVNVPHPKYGLWEFRLRLFRAHLYSKLGL